The proteins below come from a single Iocasia fonsfrigidae genomic window:
- a CDS encoding M15 family metallopeptidase, translating to MKNLNKSHYKLKIDLEKPDWKKVKEIKIIDNKEMLFSISDKSNRIIVKPQYFRQGLEYSLPECYCRGGVLLRLKKAADLLPAGYKLVIFDAWRPTEVQLTLFDRYKEKLLRKHPDKSEKAINKLTEQFVAIPSDNAKHPSPHITGGAVDLTIANAQGIFLDMGTEFDENTKKSVTNFLEKRLAKKGKLSPKEEDILYNRRLLYNIMKAAGFSNYYYEWWHYDYGNQLWAFYNKTQAFYGKCVFKLNSHFAFDVMD from the coding sequence ATGAAGAATTTAAATAAATCACATTATAAATTAAAAATAGATTTAGAAAAACCAGATTGGAAAAAAGTAAAAGAAATAAAGATAATTGATAATAAAGAGATGTTGTTTTCTATAAGTGATAAATCAAATAGGATTATAGTTAAGCCGCAGTATTTTAGGCAGGGTTTAGAGTATTCTTTGCCGGAATGTTATTGTAGAGGAGGGGTTTTGCTGAGATTGAAAAAGGCTGCAGACTTATTACCAGCAGGATATAAACTGGTTATCTTTGATGCCTGGAGACCGACTGAAGTACAGCTGACTCTTTTTGATAGATATAAGGAAAAATTGCTAAGAAAACATCCCGATAAATCTGAAAAAGCCATAAATAAACTTACCGAACAATTTGTTGCTATACCTTCAGATAATGCAAAACATCCTTCTCCACATATTACTGGTGGAGCGGTAGATCTTACTATAGCAAATGCTCAGGGGATTTTTCTTGATATGGGAACAGAATTTGATGAAAACACTAAAAAGTCTGTTACAAATTTTTTGGAAAAGAGGCTTGCCAAGAAAGGAAAACTCAGTCCCAAAGAAGAGGATATTCTTTATAATCGGCGCTTGCTTTATAATATAATGAAGGCAGCTGGTTTTAGTAATTATTATTATGAATGGTGGCATTATGATTATGGCAATCAATTATGGGCTTTTTATAATAAGACACAGGCCTTTTATGGGAAATGTGTATTTAAATTAAATTCCCATTTTGCTTTTGATGTAATGGATTAA
- the ald gene encoding alanine dehydrogenase, with protein MIIGIPKEIKNNENRVAITPAGVKILTDSGHKVLVEKKAGLGSGIVDEQYSKAGADIIEQAADLFAEAEMIIKVKEPLESEYDYFTPGQILFTYLHLAADEKLTRALMEKEVVSIAYETIQLADGSLPLLIPMSEVAGRLAIQAGASFLEKPHGGKGVLLGGVPGVKPGRVVIIGGGTVGINSAKMAVGLGADVTILDVSAEQMRYLDDIFQGRVKTIMSNPYHIIEEIKDADLVVGAVLIPGAKAPYLLTEEMLQEMQPGSVLVDVAIDQGGCIETSHPTTHDDPVFVKDGIIHYSVANMPGAVARTSTYALTNVTLPYALELADKGYQQALKDNKSLAKGLNVCAGKITYQAVAEAFAIEYVDYQAVIL; from the coding sequence ATGATTATTGGCATACCAAAGGAGATTAAGAATAATGAAAACAGGGTGGCTATTACACCAGCAGGTGTGAAAATCCTGACTGATTCTGGTCATAAGGTATTAGTTGAAAAGAAGGCAGGTCTGGGCAGTGGTATTGTAGATGAACAGTATAGTAAAGCAGGGGCAGATATTATAGAACAGGCTGCTGATTTGTTTGCTGAAGCAGAGATGATTATCAAGGTTAAAGAGCCTTTGGAAAGTGAGTATGATTATTTTACTCCAGGACAGATTCTATTTACTTATTTACACCTGGCAGCAGATGAAAAACTTACCAGGGCCCTGATGGAAAAAGAGGTGGTTTCTATTGCCTATGAAACCATACAATTAGCTGATGGTTCTCTACCTTTATTAATTCCTATGAGTGAAGTGGCAGGTCGTTTAGCTATCCAGGCAGGGGCCAGTTTTCTGGAAAAACCCCATGGTGGAAAAGGTGTCCTCCTGGGAGGAGTCCCAGGTGTAAAACCAGGGAGGGTTGTAATTATTGGTGGAGGTACAGTAGGTATTAATTCTGCTAAAATGGCAGTAGGCCTGGGGGCCGATGTGACAATCCTGGATGTAAGTGCTGAGCAGATGAGATACCTTGATGATATCTTCCAGGGTAGGGTAAAAACTATTATGTCTAACCCATACCATATTATAGAAGAAATAAAAGATGCCGACTTAGTTGTTGGTGCGGTTTTAATCCCTGGAGCAAAGGCACCTTACCTGCTTACAGAAGAAATGTTACAGGAAATGCAGCCTGGTTCAGTTTTGGTAGATGTGGCTATTGATCAGGGGGGGTGTATTGAGACCAGTCATCCCACTACACATGATGACCCTGTCTTTGTTAAAGATGGTATAATTCACTACTCAGTGGCCAATATGCCGGGGGCAGTTGCCAGGACTTCAACATATGCCCTGACTAATGTCACCTTACCATATGCCCTTGAACTGGCAGATAAAGGTTATCAGCAGGCCTTAAAGGATAATAAATCTTTAGCTAAAGGCTTAAATGTATGTGCTGGTAAAATTACCTATCAGGCTGTGGCTGAGGCCTTTGCTATAGAGTATGTTGATTATCAAGCTGTAATATTATAA
- a CDS encoding MarR family winged helix-turn-helix transcriptional regulator, translated as MGIDEKAREVDETFFKIILNEFYQLSVLDENLKIRELLIIKYLGKYNSVIMSELTSVFATPPTTMTSIVNRLVDKGYVKRRRRDDDRRIVEILLSQKGQKFYDNHKKKGRDRLIKLLSILSEREQEIFLDLAVKMSNNYKIDK; from the coding sequence ATGGGTATTGACGAAAAAGCTAGAGAGGTTGATGAGACTTTTTTCAAGATTATCTTAAATGAATTCTACCAACTTTCAGTTCTGGATGAAAATTTAAAGATAAGAGAACTACTGATCATTAAATATTTAGGAAAATATAATTCGGTAATCATGTCTGAGTTAACTTCTGTTTTTGCTACCCCTCCCACAACTATGACTAGTATTGTTAATAGACTGGTAGATAAAGGTTATGTTAAGAGGAGGCGAAGGGATGATGACCGGAGAATAGTTGAAATATTACTTTCCCAAAAGGGACAGAAATTTTATGATAATCACAAAAAAAAGGGTCGTGATAGGCTCATAAAATTGCTATCTATTTTATCTGAAAGAGAACAGGAAATATTTCTTGATCTGGCTGTTAAAATGAGTAATAATTATAAAATTGATAAATAA
- a CDS encoding TetR/AcrR family transcriptional regulator — protein sequence MAESTKGRILKAAVYMFSVYNYYTTSMAMIAEKAGVSKGTLYWHFASKEELFRELLVKAADYFIKVFKTTAQKSDISAVEKLYELIKLIVEAPEKKYRIKSILSKNAQFISQKSKEKLLEKREEIIEVLAGIVKQGIKEKAIQDGDPHQLAIAVLAVIFNPHGSWLIDELRDKEEQANFIFGFIMNGISTKGELK from the coding sequence GTGGCTGAAAGCACCAAAGGAAGGATTTTAAAGGCAGCAGTTTACATGTTTTCTGTCTATAATTATTATACTACTTCAATGGCAATGATTGCAGAAAAGGCAGGTGTCAGCAAGGGTACACTTTACTGGCATTTTGCAAGTAAGGAGGAACTATTTAGAGAACTGCTGGTAAAAGCAGCTGATTATTTTATTAAAGTTTTTAAAACAACTGCTCAAAAAAGTGATATATCTGCTGTTGAGAAACTATATGAGCTAATAAAGTTGATTGTTGAGGCACCAGAAAAAAAATATAGAATAAAAAGTATTTTGAGTAAGAATGCCCAATTTATAAGTCAAAAATCTAAAGAGAAGCTCTTGGAAAAACGAGAAGAAATAATAGAGGTTTTGGCAGGTATAGTTAAACAGGGTATTAAAGAAAAAGCAATTCAAGACGGAGATCCACATCAACTAGCAATTGCTGTACTGGCTGTTATCTTTAACCCTCATGGAAGTTGGCTAATTGACGAGTTAAGAGATAAGGAAGAACAAGCTAACTTTATTTTTGGGTTTATTATGAATGGTATATCTACGAAAGGAGAATTAAAATGA
- a CDS encoding TolC family protein, protein MKQKIIVVTLLVLIMLSALPVFAAEDLSLEKAVKKAVLQNRQLENARYEISSAEKDIDLTIRSYYPTVDLKTSFTKLDEGQSTINPKAIIAGDDSSLIMETPDENYSTSLTLTQPIWLGGKVSLNKKIATYALEITKANYEQQEEETIFNVIQAYYGVLQAEGMVDIRKEALDIINDHLNLVQKNLKAGLVIKQDLLQTKIEKHKAEEELTAAENDLTIAHKRMVQLLAERKEYNLTQPENVPAGELQENKLFSTALENRSELLAMELNKKLIETRKELNANPYRPQISLKGSYEWEDDEFLGDDGWSVTLGGSIPLYDAGKAGIEGEKEDLALEKNQNSQKELIESIRIDIKDSVLSVEQAHEMMELEKLSLENASENLALANKSYIAGVGTNTGVTDAQANYRQAQISLLQAEYSYEIELFRTLYRTGQLSEYFKEVI, encoded by the coding sequence ATGAAGCAAAAAATAATAGTGGTGACATTATTAGTACTAATAATGCTATCTGCACTACCTGTTTTTGCTGCTGAAGACTTGAGTCTAGAAAAGGCAGTTAAAAAGGCAGTTCTGCAAAATAGGCAACTGGAAAATGCCCGCTATGAGATTAGTAGTGCAGAAAAGGATATAGATTTGACAATTAGGTCATATTATCCAACAGTTGATTTAAAGACTTCCTTTACAAAGTTGGATGAAGGGCAAAGCACAATAAATCCTAAAGCTATAATTGCTGGAGACGATTCATCTTTAATTATGGAAACACCTGATGAAAATTATAGTACTTCATTGACTTTAACTCAACCAATCTGGTTGGGAGGAAAAGTGAGTTTAAATAAGAAAATAGCTACCTATGCTTTAGAGATTACTAAGGCCAATTATGAACAACAGGAAGAAGAAACTATCTTTAATGTTATTCAGGCCTATTATGGTGTTTTACAGGCAGAAGGAATGGTAGATATCAGAAAAGAAGCCCTGGATATAATAAATGACCATTTAAATCTGGTTCAGAAAAATTTAAAGGCAGGTCTGGTTATTAAACAGGACCTCCTGCAGACCAAGATTGAAAAACATAAAGCTGAAGAGGAGTTAACGGCAGCGGAAAATGACCTGACGATTGCCCATAAAAGAATGGTCCAACTGCTGGCAGAGAGAAAAGAATATAATCTTACTCAACCAGAAAATGTTCCAGCAGGAGAGCTGCAGGAAAATAAGTTGTTTTCAACTGCTTTAGAAAACAGGAGTGAACTACTTGCTATGGAGTTAAATAAGAAATTAATAGAGACAAGGAAAGAGCTTAATGCTAATCCTTATCGTCCCCAGATCAGTCTTAAAGGTTCTTATGAGTGGGAAGATGATGAATTTTTAGGAGATGATGGTTGGTCAGTGACTTTAGGAGGTAGTATTCCTTTATATGATGCTGGTAAAGCTGGTATTGAAGGGGAAAAAGAAGACTTGGCTTTAGAAAAAAATCAAAATTCCCAGAAGGAACTAATTGAATCAATTAGAATTGATATTAAGGATTCTGTGTTATCTGTAGAACAGGCCCATGAAATGATGGAATTAGAGAAGTTATCACTGGAAAATGCCTCTGAAAATCTGGCCTTGGCCAATAAAAGCTATATAGCTGGTGTAGGTACTAATACAGGTGTTACTGATGCCCAGGCAAACTACAGACAGGCTCAGATATCCCTGCTGCAGGCAGAATATAGTTATGAGATAGAACTATTTAGAACACTCTATAGGACTGGTCAATTAAGTGAATATTTTAAGGAAGTGATATAA